A single Sulfurimonas crateris DNA region contains:
- the rpsK gene encoding 30S ribosomal protein S11: MAKRKAVRKKVVKKNIARGICHISASFNNTLVTITDEMGNMIAWSSAGSLGFKGSKKSTPFAAQAAVEAAVEKAQVHGIKELGIKVQGPGSGRETATKAVGSIEGIRVTFMKDVTPLPHNGCRAPKRRRV, from the coding sequence ATGGCAAAAAGAAAAGCTGTTAGAAAAAAAGTAGTAAAGAAAAATATTGCACGTGGTATCTGCCACATCTCTGCATCATTTAACAATACACTTGTAACTATTACAGACGAAATGGGCAACATGATCGCTTGGAGCTCTGCAGGTAGTCTTGGTTTTAAAGGTAGCAAAAAATCTACTCCGTTCGCGGCTCAGGCAGCTGTTGAAGCAGCAGTAGAGAAAGCTCAAGTACATGGTATTAAAGAACTTGGTATTAAAGTTCAAGGTCCAGGTTCAGGTCGTGAAACAGCAACTAAAGCTGTTGGTTCAATAGAGGGTATCCGTGTTACATTCATGAAAGATGTTACACCTTTACCACACAATGGTTGTCGCGCACCTAAGCGCCGTAGAGTTTAA
- a CDS encoding YbaB/EbfC family nucleoid-associated protein codes for MFGNLGDMGKMLEGMQENAKKLQAELESKIFKVKSGGGMVEVSINGKGEVIDINIDDSLLEDKDSLQILLIGAINDANKMVEDNRQNSALGMLGSMGGANPFGAK; via the coding sequence ATGTTTGGCAATTTGGGCGACATGGGCAAGATGCTTGAAGGAATGCAGGAAAATGCTAAGAAACTTCAAGCTGAGCTGGAGTCCAAAATTTTTAAAGTAAAAAGCGGCGGCGGCATGGTCGAAGTGAGCATAAACGGAAAAGGCGAGGTTATCGATATAAATATCGACGACTCGCTTCTTGAAGACAAAGACTCTCTTCAGATTCTGCTTATCGGAGCTATAAATGATGCAAATAAAATGGTAGAAGATAACAGACAAAACAGTGCTTTGGGTATGCTTGGTTCAATGGGTGGTGCAAATCCATTTGGGGCGAAGTAA
- the panD gene encoding aspartate 1-decarboxylase, whose product MTIEMLYSKIHRATVTDANLNYVGSITVDEELLEASKMRVGQKVEILNINNGERFSTYIILGERGKRDICLNGAAARKVHKGDKVIIVAYATYDEKDLETYKPRVVLVDENNDIEEILEEI is encoded by the coding sequence ATGACAATTGAGATGTTGTACAGCAAAATTCATCGTGCTACGGTAACTGATGCCAACTTAAACTATGTTGGCTCGATCACTGTAGATGAGGAGCTTTTAGAAGCTTCAAAGATGAGAGTTGGACAAAAAGTTGAGATACTTAACATCAATAACGGTGAGAGATTTTCAACATATATTATTTTGGGTGAACGCGGCAAAAGAGACATCTGTTTAAACGGTGCAGCTGCTAGAAAAGTTCACAAGGGCGATAAAGTCATTATAGTTGCATACGCAACTTATGACGAAAAAGATCTAGAGACATATAAGCCAAGAGTTGTTCTTGTTGATGAGAATAACGACATCGAAGAAATTTTAGAAGAGATCTAA
- a CDS encoding phosphatase PAP2 family protein, with amino-acid sequence MSGNRQIIVTIFCLFALFLLFEFTNIDVFVQEFFYDEVIQKWLLSHQKGSLLDTLFYTGIKKVIIVFGVFILFLYLYSFKDSVQTLKEYRRGLLTVWLSIAVVPLVVGALKAISNVPCPCDFEHFGGGYPYIRVLDAMPQEIVKKFKCYPAGHASGGFALMSLFFLFKEPKNRYIALVTAITIGWSMGLYKMLIGHHYLSHTVITMVLAWLLILLIYKIVK; translated from the coding sequence ATGAGTGGCAATAGGCAAATTATAGTTACAATATTTTGCCTTTTTGCTCTTTTTCTTCTTTTTGAGTTTACAAATATAGATGTATTTGTGCAAGAGTTTTTTTATGATGAGGTTATACAAAAATGGCTTTTATCGCATCAAAAAGGAAGTTTGTTAGATACACTTTTTTATACGGGCATTAAAAAAGTAATTATAGTTTTTGGAGTTTTTATTTTATTTTTGTATCTGTACTCCTTTAAAGATTCTGTACAGACTTTAAAAGAGTACAGAAGAGGATTGTTGACAGTATGGCTGAGTATAGCAGTTGTTCCCCTCGTTGTCGGAGCCTTAAAAGCGATCTCAAATGTGCCTTGTCCATGTGACTTTGAACATTTTGGAGGAGGCTATCCATACATAAGAGTCCTTGATGCGATGCCACAAGAGATTGTAAAAAAATTCAAGTGTTATCCTGCCGGTCATGCAAGCGGTGGTTTTGCTCTTATGTCGCTATTTTTTCTTTTTAAAGAGCCAAAAAATAGATATATTGCTCTTGTTACGGCAATTACAATCGGCTGGAGTATGGGATTGTATAAAATGTTAATAGGACATCATTACTTAAGTCACACTGTAATAACTATGGTTTTAGCATGGCTTTTGATATTGCTGATCTATAAAATTGTAAAATAA
- a CDS encoding (2Fe-2S) ferredoxin domain-containing protein: protein MGIPQPAFYIFKCEQSAPPGMPKPSCVTPQTQDLFQHLAQKLMKEGIMGTVQPIRTSCLNRCTSGPVMLVEPGHFMYAALTKEKIDRIIEEHIVGGKVVEEFLISSEVWDEPISPCDMKKQMGM from the coding sequence ATGGGAATTCCTCAACCGGCATTTTACATATTTAAATGTGAACAATCTGCTCCTCCGGGCATGCCTAAACCATCATGCGTAACACCGCAGACACAGGATCTGTTTCAGCATTTGGCACAGAAATTGATGAAAGAGGGCATAATGGGAACGGTACAGCCTATACGTACATCATGTCTAAACCGCTGTACTTCAGGTCCGGTTATGTTGGTAGAGCCTGGACATTTTATGTATGCAGCGCTTACTAAAGAGAAAATTGATAGAATTATAGAAGAACACATCGTCGGTGGCAAAGTGGTTGAAGAGTTTTTGATCAGTTCCGAAGTGTGGGACGAACCGATATCGCCGTGCGATATGAAAAAACAGATGGGAATGTAA
- the rpsM gene encoding 30S ribosomal protein S13, whose product MARISGVDLPKKKRIEYGLTYVYGIGLHASRKILDATGIDYNKRVYELSEDDVAAITKEIRANHIVEGDLRKQVAMDIKALMDLGSYRGLRHRRGLPCRGQKTKTNARTRKGKRKTVGAA is encoded by the coding sequence ATGGCTCGTATTTCTGGTGTTGATTTACCTAAAAAGAAAAGAATTGAGTATGGTCTAACATACGTGTACGGTATAGGTCTTCATGCTTCTCGCAAGATCCTAGATGCTACTGGTATAGACTATAACAAAAGAGTTTACGAACTTAGCGAAGATGATGTTGCTGCGATCACAAAAGAGATCCGTGCAAATCACATTGTTGAAGGTGATCTTCGTAAGCAAGTTGCAATGGACATTAAAGCACTTATGGACCTAGGTTCATACAGAGGTCTTCGTCACCGTCGTGGTCTTCCATGTCGTGGTCAAAAAACTAAGACAAATGCGCGTACTCGTAAGGGTAAACGTAAAACTGTCGGCGCAGCATAA
- the rpsD gene encoding 30S ribosomal protein S4 has translation MARYRGPVEKIERRFGVSLNLKGERRLAGKSALEKRPYAPGQHGQRRKKVSEYGLQLNEKQKAKFMYGVSEKQFRALFVEAKRREGNTGTNLVTLIEQRLDNVVYRMGFASTRRFARQLVTHGHILVDGKKLDIPSYRVRPGQKIEVRESSKNNSQIVRALELTNQTGLAPWVDIDADKKFGIFTRLPEREEVVIPVEERLIVELYSK, from the coding sequence ATGGCAAGATATAGAGGTCCAGTAGAAAAAATCGAAAGAAGATTTGGAGTTAGCCTTAACCTAAAAGGGGAGCGTCGTTTAGCAGGTAAGTCTGCATTAGAGAAACGTCCTTATGCTCCGGGTCAACATGGTCAGCGTCGTAAAAAAGTATCTGAATACGGTTTACAGTTAAATGAAAAGCAAAAAGCAAAATTCATGTACGGTGTTTCTGAGAAGCAATTCCGCGCACTATTCGTTGAAGCTAAAAGAAGAGAAGGAAACACGGGTACAAACCTTGTTACTTTGATCGAGCAGAGATTAGACAACGTTGTTTACAGAATGGGATTTGCATCAACTCGTCGTTTTGCACGCCAGCTTGTAACACACGGTCACATCCTAGTAGATGGCAAGAAATTAGATATTCCTTCTTACCGTGTAAGACCTGGACAAAAAATTGAAGTTCGTGAGAGCAGCAAAAACAACTCTCAGATCGTTCGTGCTTTAGAGCTTACAAACCAGACTGGTTTAGCTCCATGGGTTGATATCGATGCTGATAAAAAATTCGGTATCTTTACTCGTCTTCCAGAGCGTGAAGAAGTTGTTATACCTGTAGAAGAGCGTTTAATCGTTGAGCTTTACTCGAAATAA
- a CDS encoding aldo/keto reductase translates to MSNFAFGTYRISDINPQHIEALKEAIESGITMIDTSSNYMDGGAERAIAVALREFDEDKKDEVEIVSKFGYIQGSNLKEYKENPSEDEVVKYSEECYHSISKSFMHEQLSASLERLEMEKIGCYLIHNPEYYILDAINRGTPKDERLDEMYKRLQEAFVGLEEEVKSGRIGSYGISSNSFSLPHTSDEFLPYEDLLTLAYNAAMIVGNRTHSFATIELPINLLEREGLKCASWAKENGLRVLANRPLNAKHNEMMFRLADYDESKDYYTYFNELMEVSDNEALEPLYNLLEQLDATKHKFGWIGDYDVFLFAQIIPHIKKVLQKIDEENSKTLVEFIDLYLGEYRKMVAYECSKRTRVELKEFFKECSGSMQECALNYLRNNENVDYILVGMRRPSYVYEILSLDR, encoded by the coding sequence ATGAGTAATTTTGCATTTGGAACTTATAGAATAAGTGATATAAATCCTCAGCATATAGAAGCCCTAAAAGAGGCTATAGAATCCGGCATAACGATGATAGACACATCTTCAAACTATATGGACGGCGGCGCAGAACGCGCTATTGCAGTTGCCCTTAGAGAGTTCGACGAAGATAAAAAAGATGAAGTTGAGATCGTAAGCAAGTTTGGTTATATTCAGGGCTCAAACCTCAAAGAGTATAAAGAGAACCCTTCTGAAGATGAAGTCGTAAAGTATAGCGAGGAGTGTTACCACTCTATCTCAAAATCATTTATGCATGAGCAGCTAAGCGCTTCACTAGAGCGCCTGGAGATGGAGAAAATAGGCTGCTACCTTATCCACAATCCTGAATACTATATTTTAGATGCTATCAACAGAGGCACTCCAAAAGATGAGCGTCTTGATGAGATGTACAAAAGATTGCAAGAGGCTTTTGTAGGACTAGAAGAGGAAGTAAAAAGCGGCAGAATCGGCTCTTACGGCATCAGTTCAAACAGCTTTTCACTTCCGCATACCAGTGATGAGTTTTTACCTTATGAAGATCTGCTCACACTCGCCTACAATGCGGCTATGATAGTCGGAAACAGAACTCACAGCTTTGCGACCATAGAGCTTCCTATAAATCTCTTAGAGAGAGAGGGGCTTAAGTGTGCTTCTTGGGCAAAAGAGAACGGTCTTAGAGTTTTGGCAAACAGACCTCTAAACGCAAAACATAACGAGATGATGTTTCGTTTGGCAGATTACGATGAGAGCAAGGATTACTACACATACTTCAATGAGCTGATGGAAGTCTCCGACAATGAAGCGCTAGAGCCTCTGTACAATCTTTTAGAGCAGTTGGATGCTACCAAGCACAAATTTGGATGGATAGGCGACTATGATGTTTTTCTATTTGCGCAGATCATCCCTCATATTAAAAAAGTCCTTCAAAAGATAGATGAGGAGAACAGCAAAACATTGGTGGAGTTTATTGATCTTTATCTTGGCGAATACAGAAAGATGGTCGCTTACGAGTGCTCAAAAAGAACCAGAGTTGAGTTAAAAGAGTTCTTTAAAGAGTGCAGTGGCTCGATGCAGGAGTGCGCATTGAACTATTTAAGAAACAATGAAAATGTCGATTATATTCTTGTTGGTATGAGAAGACCTTCATATGTGTATGAAATTCTTTCTTTGGATAGATAG
- a CDS encoding DNA-directed RNA polymerase subunit alpha, translated as MKKIKTTPLAPQEFEVEQISENEANIMAYPFETGYAISLAHPLRRFLLSSSVGYAPVAIKIEGAKHEFDSVRGMLEDISDFILNLKEIRFKLLGDATEAEVNYSFAGPCTIKGGDLTNSEVEVVTPEFHLATLNEDSVLNFKIKIAQGIGYVASEDTHDGLDEGYIALDAYFTPVRSATYKIENVLVEDNPNFERVVMNIRTDGQISPLDAFRNSLEVMYAQLAVFNSEISVKSPTTIERTEESPDLKKLTMHIDNLGLSARSFNCLDRSNIKLIGEIALMSTNDLKNVKNLGKKSYDEIVEKLQEFGYEVGGDLSDEIVSGLKKKIEAL; from the coding sequence ATGAAAAAGATTAAAACTACTCCACTTGCTCCTCAAGAGTTTGAGGTAGAGCAGATTAGTGAGAATGAAGCTAATATAATGGCGTATCCTTTTGAGACTGGATATGCTATATCTTTAGCTCATCCACTTCGCCGTTTTTTGTTAAGCAGCTCGGTAGGTTATGCACCGGTAGCTATTAAAATTGAAGGTGCTAAGCACGAGTTTGACTCAGTGCGCGGTATGCTTGAAGATATCTCAGATTTTATTTTAAATCTAAAAGAGATCAGATTTAAGCTACTTGGTGATGCTACAGAGGCAGAAGTTAATTACAGCTTTGCAGGTCCTTGTACTATTAAAGGCGGCGACCTTACAAATAGCGAAGTGGAAGTAGTAACACCGGAGTTTCATTTAGCAACTCTAAATGAGGATTCAGTGCTTAACTTTAAGATCAAAATCGCACAAGGTATCGGTTATGTTGCTAGTGAGGATACTCATGATGGACTAGACGAAGGATACATCGCTTTAGATGCATACTTCACTCCTGTTCGCAGCGCGACTTACAAAATAGAGAACGTACTGGTAGAAGATAACCCTAACTTTGAGAGAGTTGTAATGAACATTAGAACTGACGGACAAATTTCTCCGTTGGACGCGTTTAGAAACTCACTTGAAGTTATGTATGCTCAACTAGCTGTATTTAATAGCGAAATTAGCGTTAAATCTCCGACTACTATTGAGAGAACTGAAGAGAGCCCGGACCTTAAAAAACTAACTATGCATATTGATAACTTAGGTTTGAGTGCAAGAAGTTTCAACTGTCTTGACCGCTCGAACATCAAACTTATAGGTGAAATAGCGTTGATGAGCACAAATGACCTCAAAAACGTAAAGAACCTTGGTAAAAAGTCATATGATGAGATCGTTGAAAAACTTCAAGAGTTTGGATATGAAGTTGGAGGCGATCTTTCAGATGAGATCGTTAGTGGATTAAAAAAGAAAATCGAAGCTTTATAA
- the rplQ gene encoding 50S ribosomal protein L17, whose protein sequence is MRHRHGYRKLGRTSSHRAALLKNLSISLIEHGKIETTVMKAKELRSYIEKLITAAGKGDSNAHKAVFAALQSKEATKTLVNEIAPKYVDRPGGYTRITRTRIRRGDATTMAFIELV, encoded by the coding sequence ATGAGACATCGTCATGGATACCGTAAACTAGGTCGTACAAGCTCACACCGTGCTGCTTTACTTAAGAACCTAAGTATTTCGTTAATTGAACATGGTAAAATTGAAACTACTGTTATGAAAGCAAAAGAGTTACGCTCTTATATTGAAAAACTTATTACTGCTGCAGGTAAAGGTGATTCAAATGCTCATAAAGCAGTATTTGCGGCGCTTCAAAGTAAAGAAGCAACTAAAACTTTAGTAAATGAGATAGCTCCTAAGTATGTTGATCGCCCGGGAGGATACACTAGAATCACTAGAACTCGTATCCGCCGTGGTGATGCTACTACTATGGCATTCATCGAGCTTGTTTAA
- a CDS encoding DUF7488 domain-containing protein yields the protein MLRLLLALNLLFLNLYACKGGFDSCRLKVVDANVIKGNSLHIPLKNNQKLIFSTTTPNAKIIKHDPYLSLYLVEDNNCFKYPFRVNINQSLGTFGVDKNSVIEGKILKRQIGLNSFALFSEPLSAPSVLLNSCCAIEGIVTERGIIEKEYIERFLKVKKVNYGDFGVRVKDVGSDVVVFSSNPFIEGNRFKKGDIIVELDGKKVKNSASFMRDVLFSEIGSVHSVKIRRGDELLTFSAKSQNRLGGGYLSDTFLEFLGISFDKNLFIIKIEKKAQQYGLKLGDQLLQVNKKNVRQEGDILEIIDNRNKSADLLFEREHFQFFVKVN from the coding sequence GTGCTTAGGCTGCTTTTAGCGCTTAACCTTCTTTTTTTAAACCTTTATGCATGTAAAGGCGGCTTTGACTCCTGCAGATTAAAAGTCGTAGATGCAAACGTCATAAAGGGAAACTCTCTTCATATACCACTCAAAAACAATCAAAAACTTATCTTTTCCACAACAACACCAAACGCAAAAATAATCAAACATGACCCATATCTCTCGCTCTATCTTGTAGAGGATAACAATTGTTTCAAATACCCTTTTAGAGTAAATATAAATCAGTCACTTGGGACTTTCGGTGTTGATAAAAACAGCGTTATCGAGGGAAAGATTCTAAAGAGACAGATAGGGCTTAACAGCTTCGCACTATTTAGCGAACCGCTATCTGCACCGAGTGTGCTTCTAAACAGCTGTTGTGCCATAGAGGGGATCGTGACAGAGCGCGGAATAATTGAAAAAGAGTATATAGAGAGATTTTTAAAAGTAAAAAAGGTAAATTACGGTGATTTTGGAGTAAGAGTAAAAGATGTCGGCTCAGATGTTGTCGTTTTTAGCTCTAACCCATTTATAGAAGGTAACAGATTTAAAAAAGGCGACATAATAGTTGAGCTAGACGGTAAAAAAGTCAAAAACAGCGCCTCATTTATGAGAGATGTTCTCTTTAGCGAGATCGGCTCTGTTCACAGTGTCAAAATAAGACGAGGTGATGAGCTTCTAACTTTTAGCGCAAAGAGCCAAAACAGATTAGGCGGCGGTTATTTAAGCGATACCTTTTTAGAGTTTTTGGGAATATCGTTCGATAAGAATCTTTTTATCATCAAAATAGAGAAAAAAGCCCAGCAATACGGTCTAAAACTGGGCGATCAACTACTTCAGGTAAACAAAAAGAATGTAAGGCAAGAGGGAGATATATTGGAGATAATCGATAATAGAAATAAGAGTGCCGATCTTCTTTTTGAAAGAGAGCATTTTCAGTTTTTTGTGAAAGTAAATTAG
- the rpmJ gene encoding 50S ribosomal protein L36: MKVRASVKKMCDDCKVIKRKGIVRVICKVKKHKQRQG; this comes from the coding sequence ATGAAAGTACGCGCTTCAGTAAAGAAGATGTGTGATGACTGTAAAGTTATCAAACGCAAAGGCATTGTTAGAGTAATCTGCAAAGTCAAAAAACATAAACAGAGACAAGGATAA
- a CDS encoding NifU family protein, whose amino-acid sequence MIPFTDEELMNPVKNVIDKVRPSLALDGGDIEFITVKNSKVYIQLRGACVGCASSGTTLKYGVERQLKMDIHPELTVINVPIGMENDIDNL is encoded by the coding sequence ATGATACCATTTACAGATGAAGAGTTGATGAATCCGGTAAAGAATGTTATAGATAAGGTTCGTCCATCTTTAGCCCTTGACGGCGGAGATATAGAGTTTATAACAGTTAAAAACTCAAAAGTCTACATACAACTAAGAGGCGCATGCGTTGGATGTGCCAGCAGCGGTACTACTTTGAAGTATGGCGTAGAGAGACAGTTGAAAATGGATATTCATCCCGAACTAACGGTAATAAATGTGCCGATCGGCATGGAAAACGATATAGATAATTTATAA
- a CDS encoding UDP-N-acetylmuramoyl-L-alanyl-D-glutamate--2,6-diaminopimelate ligase, producing MKIELPEEEFRYITENSLECDKETAFVLSAQNEKYLQDAKERGAHSIISIKDVAKLFGVDNIKIVGITGTNGKTTTASAIYSFLLDLGYKAAMQGTRGFFMNDELIEGKSLTTPSVLNTYKHIYQAVAAGCDFFVMEVSSHAIAQKRVEGLNFELKILTNITQDHLDYHKTIGEYIAVKNSFFQDDCKKLINKDETKASFNVKNTFTYGIENSATYRLIAYSLNNATSGIIQNIKDVVPFTASLHGFFNLYNLMAAIAATHILTGKKLEEVCEVVDNFAGVSGRMEQVSEVPNVIVDFAHTPDGIQQVLNALKEKELLVVFGAGGDRDRSKRPLMGKVAASLAKKLYITSDNPRNEDPQAIVDDILEGIEDRSIASVELNRKKAIKMALDEQQEDEVVVILGKGDESFQIIYDEKFPFDDREVVRELLKIS from the coding sequence TTGAAAATTGAACTACCTGAAGAGGAGTTTAGGTATATAACCGAAAATTCACTAGAGTGTGACAAAGAGACGGCGTTTGTTCTGAGTGCTCAAAATGAGAAGTACCTCCAAGACGCAAAAGAGAGAGGTGCTCACTCGATCATAAGCATAAAAGATGTTGCTAAACTCTTCGGCGTAGACAATATAAAAATTGTCGGCATTACCGGAACAAACGGCAAGACGACAACTGCAAGTGCAATCTACTCATTTTTACTAGACCTCGGTTACAAGGCTGCAATGCAGGGAACTCGCGGTTTTTTTATGAACGATGAGCTTATCGAGGGCAAGAGTTTGACAACGCCCTCGGTTCTAAATACATACAAACATATCTACCAAGCCGTAGCGGCTGGATGCGACTTTTTTGTAATGGAAGTAAGCTCTCATGCGATCGCTCAAAAAAGAGTTGAAGGGCTAAACTTTGAACTTAAAATTTTAACAAATATCACTCAAGACCACTTAGACTACCACAAGACCATAGGCGAATATATAGCCGTAAAAAACAGCTTTTTTCAAGATGACTGTAAAAAACTTATAAACAAAGATGAGACAAAAGCGTCGTTCAATGTCAAGAACACATTTACATACGGTATTGAGAATTCAGCGACTTACAGACTTATAGCGTACTCGCTTAACAATGCTACAAGCGGGATCATCCAAAATATAAAAGATGTAGTTCCCTTTACAGCATCTCTGCATGGGTTTTTCAACCTCTACAATCTTATGGCTGCCATTGCGGCAACCCATATCTTAACAGGTAAGAAGCTTGAAGAGGTCTGTGAGGTCGTGGACAATTTTGCAGGCGTGAGCGGCAGAATGGAGCAGGTAAGCGAAGTTCCAAATGTCATAGTAGATTTTGCGCATACGCCAGACGGCATACAGCAGGTACTCAATGCACTAAAAGAGAAAGAGCTTTTAGTTGTCTTTGGAGCAGGCGGAGACAGAGACAGAAGCAAAAGACCTCTAATGGGAAAAGTTGCTGCAAGCTTGGCAAAAAAGCTCTATATTACAAGTGATAATCCTAGAAATGAAGATCCTCAGGCGATAGTAGATGATATTTTAGAGGGTATTGAAGACAGAAGTATTGCCAGCGTTGAGCTAAACAGAAAAAAAGCTATAAAGATGGCGCTTGATGAGCAGCAAGAGGATGAAGTGGTAGTTATCCTTGGAAAAGGGGATGAATCTTTTCAGATAATCTACGATGAAAAATTCCCTTTTGATGACAGGGAAGTAGTAAGAGAGTTACTAAAAATAAGTTAA
- a CDS encoding LTA synthase family protein produces the protein MKENRANRYSFINLIFWLFLIISAITRTVLLVKSIDTIELSFVEIAKIYLIGAFYDFVSAGYLVIPFVLYLFFMPQKFFSHTAHRYVTYAFTYILLFGAVFLAFSEWFFWEEFSVRFNFIAVDYLVYTKEVIGNIRESYPMGILLSVITAISGVVFYVLYKLDYIEDILNTKSTIKQRLKPTFIYLLIPAISFASVTDNFSKISKNQYNNELTKSGLYSLLAAFRNNMLDYDKFYITDKEESVLANLKKEIDSNSSAFLNSNDITRDIIKSGEEKDYNIVMIVVESLSGKFLKALGAEKELTPNLDSLANESLFFTNYYATGTRTVRGMEAITLSVPPTPGRSIVKRPDNHNMFSSGFIFKNKGYETKFIYGGHGYFDNMNEFFSNNGFDIVDRTDFSDEEDTFHTVWGVCDEDLLNKTLKEADSSYKAHKPFMSFVMTTSNHRPYDYPDGKIDIPSHTGRDGAVKYMDYAIGEFMKKAKDKPWFKNTIFVIVADHCSTSAGKTEIPLDKYRIPMIVYAPEILKAQVVDKVASQIDIMPTLFSVLNWSYKSKFYGSDILSPSFKERALIGTYQKLGLYKENKLVVLSPAKKIKSYEVVEQDLYDTKYKEIQIDRNLEAEIVSYYQGASTLHKKRLDRYEWQ, from the coding sequence ATGAAAGAAAACAGAGCAAATAGGTATAGTTTCATAAATCTGATTTTTTGGCTTTTTTTAATTATTTCGGCTATTACAAGAACAGTGCTTTTGGTTAAATCTATCGATACAATAGAGCTCTCTTTTGTGGAGATTGCAAAAATATATCTGATCGGGGCGTTTTATGATTTTGTAAGTGCCGGTTATCTGGTTATCCCTTTTGTGCTTTATCTCTTTTTTATGCCACAAAAGTTTTTTAGCCATACTGCTCATCGTTACGTTACCTACGCGTTTACATATATTTTACTTTTCGGAGCCGTTTTTTTGGCATTTAGCGAATGGTTTTTCTGGGAGGAGTTTAGCGTTAGGTTTAATTTTATTGCAGTTGATTATCTGGTCTATACAAAGGAGGTAATAGGAAATATACGAGAGTCATATCCTATGGGTATACTGCTCAGTGTTATAACAGCTATCTCGGGAGTGGTTTTTTATGTTCTTTATAAGCTTGATTATATTGAAGATATTTTAAATACCAAAAGCACTATCAAACAGCGTCTAAAGCCAACATTTATCTACCTTTTAATTCCGGCTATCTCTTTTGCTTCCGTTACTGATAATTTTTCAAAAATCTCCAAAAACCAATATAACAATGAACTTACTAAATCCGGTTTGTACTCTCTTCTTGCGGCGTTTAGAAACAATATGCTTGATTATGATAAGTTTTATATAACTGATAAAGAGGAGAGCGTATTGGCAAACCTGAAAAAAGAGATAGACAGCAATAGCTCTGCTTTTTTAAATTCAAATGATATAACAAGAGATATAATCAAGTCGGGTGAAGAGAAGGATTATAATATCGTGATGATAGTTGTTGAGAGTTTGAGCGGCAAATTTCTCAAAGCATTAGGCGCAGAAAAAGAGCTGACTCCAAACTTGGATTCTTTGGCAAACGAAAGTCTATTTTTTACCAATTATTATGCAACCGGTACACGAACGGTTAGAGGAATGGAAGCGATTACTCTATCGGTGCCGCCCACACCCGGACGTTCAATAGTCAAACGACCAGATAACCACAACATGTTCTCAAGCGGATTTATTTTTAAAAACAAAGGATATGAGACAAAGTTTATATACGGCGGGCACGGCTATTTTGACAATATGAATGAATTTTTTTCAAATAACGGATTTGATATTGTCGATAGAACAGATTTTAGCGATGAGGAGGATACTTTTCATACTGTTTGGGGAGTTTGCGATGAGGATTTGTTAAACAAGACTTTAAAAGAGGCTGACTCCTCATACAAAGCCCATAAACCTTTTATGAGCTTTGTTATGACGACATCAAATCACAGACCTTATGATTATCCTGATGGGAAAATTGATATTCCCTCTCATACAGGAAGAGACGGAGCCGTTAAATACATGGATTATGCTATCGGGGAGTTTATGAAAAAAGCAAAAGATAAGCCATGGTTTAAAAATACTATTTTTGTAATTGTTGCGGACCACTGCTCTACAAGTGCAGGAAAAACAGAGATCCCTCTTGATAAATATCGTATTCCGATGATAGTATATGCGCCCGAGATATTAAAAGCTCAAGTTGTCGATAAAGTTGCAAGTCAAATTGACATAATGCCTACTCTGTTTAGTGTGCTAAACTGGTCATATAAAAGCAAGTTTTACGGTAGTGATATTTTAAGTCCATCTTTTAAAGAACGAGCGTTAATCGGTACCTACCAAAAACTTGGACTTTATAAAGAGAACAAACTTGTTGTTTTGTCTCCTGCAAAAAAGATTAAAAGTTATGAGGTTGTTGAACAAGACTTATATGACACAAAGTACAAAGAGATTCAAATAGACAGAAATCTTGAAGCAGAGATAGTGAGCTATTATCAAGGAGCGAGTACTCTTCACAAAAAAAGGCTAGACAGATATGAGTGGCAATAG